In one window of Coleofasciculaceae cyanobacterium DNA:
- a CDS encoding cation diffusion facilitator family transporter: protein MAHNHNHNHSHSHQVTKDIKLAFWLNLGFAILEIFGGLWTNSLAIVSDAVHDLGDSVSLGLAWYLEKYSNKKSDAAFSYGYRRLSSLAALINTLILFVGSLYVISQAIPRLLNPEPTDAKGMILFAILGVAVNGLAMLRLSKQSSLNARVVAWHLLEDALGWIAVLIVSIALVFTDIYILDPILSILIAVYILYNAIANLRQTLLLFLQAVPENINIQQLEKSIVALDKVDSLHHTHVWSLDGEHHVLTTHVVIKNETTREEIQGIKSTIQHLGESLHLEHITVEIEYLNEYCKMREHNHVQ, encoded by the coding sequence ATGGCTCATAATCATAACCATAATCACTCTCATTCTCATCAAGTTACTAAAGATATAAAACTAGCTTTTTGGCTTAACTTGGGTTTTGCTATTTTAGAAATATTTGGTGGACTTTGGACTAATAGTTTAGCCATAGTTTCCGATGCGGTTCACGATCTTGGTGATAGCGTGTCTTTAGGATTGGCTTGGTACTTAGAAAAATACTCAAATAAAAAAAGTGATGCGGCTTTTTCTTATGGTTATCGTCGTCTCTCTTCCTTGGCAGCTTTAATTAATACTTTAATTTTGTTTGTTGGTTCGCTGTATGTTATTTCCCAGGCTATACCCAGGCTATTAAATCCTGAACCGACAGATGCTAAGGGAATGATTTTGTTTGCCATTTTAGGTGTAGCAGTCAACGGATTAGCTATGTTGCGTTTGTCTAAACAAAGCTCACTTAATGCTCGTGTCGTAGCCTGGCATTTATTAGAGGATGCGCTGGGTTGGATAGCCGTATTGATAGTTAGTATTGCTCTTGTGTTTACCGATATCTATATTCTCGATCCGATTCTGTCAATTTTGATTGCTGTCTACATTTTGTATAATGCGATCGCCAATTTACGCCAAACTCTTTTATTATTTCTTCAGGCTGTACCAGAAAATATTAATATTCAGCAGCTAGAAAAAAGTATTGTGGCTCTAGACAAAGTTGATTCACTGCATCATACTCATGTTTGGTCTTTGGATGGGGAACATCATGTTTTAACTACCCACGTTGTCATTAAAAATGAAACTACTAGGGAGGAAATACAGGGAATAAAAAGTACAATTCAGCATCTAGGTGAGAGTTTGCATCTCGAACACATCACTGTAGAGATTGAATATCTCAATGAATATTGTAAAATGCGCGAGCATAATCATGTTCAATAA
- a CDS encoding solute carrier family 26 protein, which yields MFKAKTRNSFSIQMPGLKKLLSYRRSWLRGDVLAGLTVAAYLIPQCMAYGELAGVEPVAGLWGILPPMIIYAIFGSSPQLSIGPESSTAVMTAVAIAPLAAARSDTYVSLAALLAIIMGLVCIIAYIARLGFLADLLSKPVLIGYLAGIALIMIGGQLGKIGKLDIEANAFFGQISEFVSKLQLAHIPTLILGIAVLVFLFALQHRFPNAPIPLIAVLLSTAAVAIFNLDNFGVTLVGEIPAGLPHFAIPQVSVKDLSSLVASAVGISIVGYSDNVLTGRAFANRNNYKIDANQELLALGVANLGNGLMQGFPISSSGSRAVIGDSLGSKSQLFSLVAMVAVIIVLLFLRPVLALFPNAALGAIVIYAATKLIEVSEFVRLYRFRRSEFILAIATTIAVLATDILVGVGIAVSLSVIELFYRVARPHDAVLGTVPDLPGLHDIDDWEGATTIPGLLIYRYDAPLCFANAENFKQRSLEAIQAERTPVEWLVLNMEANVEIDITAIDMLEELRAELTAKNIVFAMTRVKQDLYLELKKAGFLKNIRAEHIYPTLHTAIAAFEQQKLK from the coding sequence ATGTTCAAAGCCAAAACCCGTAACTCGTTTTCAATTCAAATGCCTGGGTTGAAAAAATTACTGTCCTATCGTCGGTCATGGTTACGAGGAGATGTACTGGCGGGTTTGACGGTGGCCGCTTATTTGATTCCACAATGTATGGCTTATGGAGAGTTGGCAGGAGTTGAGCCTGTAGCGGGTTTGTGGGGAATTCTCCCGCCGATGATTATTTACGCAATCTTTGGTTCATCACCCCAGCTTTCCATTGGTCCAGAATCTAGTACCGCCGTGATGACGGCAGTGGCGATCGCCCCTTTGGCAGCAGCGAGAAGCGATACTTATGTTAGTCTGGCTGCTTTACTGGCAATTATCATGGGGCTAGTGTGTATCATTGCCTATATTGCCCGACTAGGTTTTTTAGCTGACTTACTTTCCAAACCAGTTTTGATTGGTTATCTGGCTGGTATTGCCCTGATTATGATCGGCGGACAACTAGGCAAGATTGGCAAGCTCGATATTGAAGCCAATGCTTTTTTTGGTCAAATTAGCGAATTTGTCAGTAAGCTACAGTTAGCTCATATTCCTACGCTGATTTTAGGCATTGCCGTTTTGGTTTTTTTGTTTGCTCTCCAGCATCGCTTTCCGAATGCACCCATCCCCTTGATTGCTGTTTTACTATCCACCGCTGCGGTGGCAATATTCAATCTAGATAATTTTGGTGTAACGCTCGTAGGAGAAATACCTGCTGGGTTACCCCATTTTGCCATTCCCCAAGTATCGGTTAAAGATTTAAGCTCTTTGGTTGCTTCGGCAGTAGGAATCTCGATTGTCGGTTATTCTGATAACGTATTGACAGGTAGAGCTTTTGCTAATCGTAATAACTATAAAATTGATGCTAATCAAGAGCTGTTGGCATTGGGAGTGGCTAACCTAGGTAATGGATTGATGCAGGGGTTTCCGATCAGCAGTAGCGGTAGTCGTGCCGTAATTGGCGATTCTTTGGGTAGTAAAAGTCAGCTGTTTTCTTTAGTAGCAATGGTAGCGGTAATTATTGTCCTGCTGTTTCTACGTCCTGTGTTGGCACTGTTTCCCAATGCAGCTTTAGGTGCGATTGTCATCTATGCTGCCACTAAATTAATTGAAGTCTCAGAATTTGTTCGGCTGTATCGATTTCGCCGTAGTGAATTTATTTTAGCGATCGCCACTACCATTGCCGTACTAGCAACCGATATTTTAGTCGGAGTGGGAATTGCCGTTAGCTTATCGGTAATTGAGCTATTTTACAGGGTTGCCCGCCCCCACGATGCCGTATTAGGTACAGTTCCCGATCTACCTGGACTCCATGATATCGATGACTGGGAAGGAGCAACAACCATCCCAGGATTGTTAATCTATCGTTATGATGCGCCTTTGTGTTTTGCCAATGCGGAAAATTTTAAACAGCGATCGCTCGAAGCCATTCAAGCCGAAAGAACTCCTGTTGAATGGTTGGTTTTAAATATGGAAGCCAACGTAGAAATAGACATCACCGCTATTGATATGCTGGAAGAATTAAGAGCTGAATTAACCGCTAAAAATATTGTTTTTGCGATGACGCGAGTTAAACAGGATTTATATCTTGAACTAAAAAAAGCCGGGTTTCTCAAAAATATTCGAGCCGAACATATTTATCCTACACTCCATACGGCGATCGCCGCTTTTGAACAACAGAAATTAAAGTAG
- the psaC gene encoding photosystem I iron-sulfur center protein PsaC, whose amino-acid sequence MSHSVKIYDTCIGCTQCVRACPTDVLEMVPWDGCKAGQIASSPRTEDCVACKRCETACPTDFLSIRVYLGAETTRSMGLAY is encoded by the coding sequence ATGTCTCATAGCGTCAAAATTTATGATACTTGCATTGGGTGTACTCAGTGTGTAAGGGCTTGCCCTACTGACGTTTTGGAGATGGTACCTTGGGATGGCTGTAAAGCTGGTCAAATTGCCTCATCTCCTCGTACGGAAGACTGTGTAGCTTGCAAACGTTGTGAAACCGCTTGTCCTACCGACTTTTTGAGTATCCGCGTCTATTTAGGTGCAGAAACTACTCGAAGTATGGGTCTTGCTTATTAA
- a CDS encoding antibiotic biosynthesis monooxygenase, producing MILEVAILKIKPQLSQEFEIAFVEASSIITSIPGYISHDLQKCLEVKNQYLLLVNWQTLEDHTIGFRQSKEYQTWKKLLHHFYDPFPTVEHYQTVICPVEPN from the coding sequence ATGATTTTAGAAGTGGCTATTTTAAAGATAAAACCCCAATTGAGTCAGGAATTTGAGATTGCTTTTGTTGAAGCATCGAGTATTATTACTTCTATACCTGGATATATCTCCCACGATCTGCAAAAGTGTCTGGAGGTAAAAAATCAATATTTATTATTAGTTAATTGGCAAACACTTGAAGATCATACTATCGGCTTTAGACAATCAAAAGAATATCAAACTTGGAAAAAACTATTACATCACTTTTACGATCCTTTTCCGACGGTAGAACACTATCAGACTGTGATTTGTCCTGTTGAGCCCAATTAA
- a CDS encoding J domain-containing protein, giving the protein MVNPNSNRQKSTILPFPVQLSDTYYGLMGLHPSVSNIAIRRTYRQLSKKYHPDTTELPPSVATAKFQRLNEAYAVLSSPEQRSLYDLKIGYSRINVIQAPNWSEPNSQQYSRTAYLDPTDRPLSSGEIFVLLLLGMTFVGCLLLVLVVAYLRG; this is encoded by the coding sequence ATGGTCAACCCTAATTCCAATCGACAAAAATCAACAATCCTACCATTCCCAGTCCAGCTAAGCGACACCTACTATGGTTTGATGGGTTTGCATCCCTCTGTTTCTAATATCGCGATCCGTCGTACCTATCGCCAACTGAGCAAAAAATATCATCCCGATACCACCGAGTTACCACCAAGTGTAGCCACTGCTAAATTTCAGCGATTGAATGAGGCTTATGCTGTATTGAGTAGTCCCGAACAGCGATCGCTCTACGATCTAAAAATCGGCTATTCTCGTATCAACGTAATTCAAGCACCTAATTGGTCTGAACCAAATTCTCAGCAATATTCGAGAACAGCTTATTTAGACCCTACAGATCGTCCTCTCTCTTCTGGTGAAATTTTTGTTTTGCTGCTGTTAGGAATGACTTTTGTCGGCTGTTTGCTTTTAGTTCTGGTTGTGGCTTATTTGCGGGGATGA